Proteins found in one Heliomicrobium gestii genomic segment:
- a CDS encoding YajQ family cyclic di-GMP-binding protein, which translates to MAKDASFDIVSQVDEQEVTNAVHQAVKEMEQRFDFKGSKSEIRQEEGAIVLISDDEFKLKNVTDILEAKMVKRGISLRALKYGKIESAAGDTVRQKVEMVQGISKEKAKEITKLIKDSKIKVQASVQGDQVRVSGSKRDDLQAVIALLKKADLDIELQFINFRS; encoded by the coding sequence ATGGCCAAAGACGCATCGTTTGATATCGTATCGCAGGTGGATGAGCAGGAAGTGACCAATGCCGTTCACCAGGCTGTTAAGGAAATGGAACAGCGTTTTGACTTTAAAGGCAGCAAGAGTGAGATTCGCCAGGAAGAGGGCGCCATCGTGCTGATCTCTGATGATGAGTTTAAGCTGAAGAACGTCACCGACATCTTGGAAGCGAAGATGGTCAAGCGTGGAATCTCCCTGCGCGCCTTGAAATACGGCAAAATCGAGTCGGCCGCCGGCGATACGGTCCGGCAGAAGGTCGAGATGGTGCAGGGGATCTCGAAGGAGAAGGCCAAAGAGATCACCAAGCTGATCAAGGACAGCAAGATCAAGGTGCAGGCCTCTGTGCAGGGCGACCAGGTCCGCGTGAGCGGCAGCAAACGCGACGACCTGCAAGCGGTCATCGCCTTGCTGAAGAAGGCGGATCTGGATATTGAGCTGCAGTTTATCAATTTCCGGTCGTAG
- the splB gene encoding spore photoproduct lyase codes for MKQKESAWHYIPQRVFFEEEALAYPLGQKLVALCRDLGLPTRQIPSHNRVTGLPGDTPSQKYVQAKKTLVVGVKRDLRFPTCRPSADYQFPLMTSCPGHCEYCYLQTTLGQRPYLRVYVNVEEMLDQAATYIAKKAPEPTTFEVASSGDPLSVEHLTGSLFKTIEFFGDQEFGRLRFVTKFTGVEPLLKARHKGHTRFRFSLNSERVLRDFEHRTPPVAERIAAAAQVARAGYPLGFIIAPIMVYPGWEDDYLRLFDQLKKELASLQPLSPPVTFELIQHRFTARAKKVILERFPESRLDMDEEKRKFKYGKYGMGKYVYPDETARSMKDLLQTALLERFPDAEVEYFT; via the coding sequence GTGAAACAAAAGGAATCGGCGTGGCATTACATCCCCCAGCGGGTCTTTTTCGAAGAGGAGGCCCTCGCCTACCCCTTGGGACAGAAACTCGTCGCCCTCTGCCGCGATTTGGGCCTTCCCACCCGGCAGATCCCCTCCCATAACCGTGTCACCGGCCTGCCGGGAGATACGCCGAGCCAAAAATACGTACAGGCCAAAAAGACCCTCGTCGTCGGCGTCAAGCGCGATTTGCGCTTTCCCACCTGCCGACCCTCGGCCGATTATCAATTTCCCCTGATGACGAGTTGCCCCGGTCACTGCGAGTACTGCTACCTGCAAACCACCCTGGGCCAGCGTCCCTATCTTCGCGTCTACGTCAATGTGGAGGAGATGCTGGATCAGGCGGCCACATACATCGCAAAAAAAGCGCCCGAGCCGACCACCTTTGAAGTGGCCAGTTCGGGCGATCCGCTGAGCGTCGAGCACCTGACCGGCTCGCTGTTCAAGACGATTGAGTTTTTCGGCGACCAGGAGTTCGGACGACTTCGATTCGTCACCAAGTTCACCGGCGTGGAACCGCTTCTCAAGGCCCGCCACAAGGGCCACACGCGCTTTCGCTTTTCCCTAAACAGCGAGCGCGTCCTTCGTGACTTTGAACACCGGACGCCGCCAGTGGCCGAGCGCATCGCTGCCGCCGCCCAGGTGGCCCGCGCCGGCTATCCCCTTGGCTTCATCATCGCGCCGATCATGGTCTACCCCGGCTGGGAGGACGATTACCTGCGCCTTTTCGACCAATTGAAAAAGGAGCTGGCATCGCTCCAGCCCCTTTCTCCACCGGTGACCTTTGAGTTGATCCAACACCGCTTCACAGCGCGAGCCAAAAAAGTGATCCTGGAACGCTTCCCCGAATCCCGCCTCGACATGGACGAAGAGAAGCGCAAGTTCAAGTACGGCAAGTATGGCATGGGCAAGTATGTATACCCCGACGAGACAGCCAGATCGATGAAGGATCTGCTCCAGACGGCGCTGCTCGAACGGTTTCCCGATGCCGAGGTAGAGTACTTTACCTAA
- the aguB gene encoding N-carbamoylputrescine amidase: MRKVTVAATQMSCSWDVDANIAKAEKLVREAARQGAQVILLQELFEAPYFCQTELPEHYDLATETENNRAVRHFQPIAKELGVVLPISFFEKKNNARYNTVAMIDADGEVLGVYRKTHIPDGPGYEEKFYFNPGDTGFQVWATRFGKIGVGICWDQWFPEAARCMALMGAEILLYPTAIGSEPEEPGVDSKDHWQICMQGHAGANLVPLIASNRIGKETSGQSEIDFYGSSFIANPFGQKVAEGDRATETVLTATFDLDECARMRTAWGVFRDRRPDMYRAILTYDGVTPYGGMK, translated from the coding sequence ATGCGCAAGGTCACTGTCGCCGCCACCCAGATGAGCTGTTCCTGGGATGTGGACGCCAACATCGCCAAGGCGGAAAAACTCGTCCGGGAAGCGGCCCGCCAGGGCGCCCAGGTCATCTTATTGCAGGAACTCTTTGAAGCGCCCTACTTCTGCCAGACCGAACTGCCTGAACACTACGACCTAGCCACGGAGACGGAGAACAACCGGGCCGTGCGCCATTTTCAGCCCATCGCCAAGGAACTGGGTGTCGTCCTGCCCATCAGCTTTTTCGAAAAGAAAAACAACGCCCGCTACAACACCGTCGCCATGATTGACGCCGACGGCGAGGTTCTCGGCGTCTACCGCAAGACCCACATCCCCGACGGCCCCGGCTATGAGGAGAAGTTCTACTTTAACCCCGGCGATACGGGCTTTCAGGTCTGGGCGACCCGCTTCGGCAAGATCGGCGTGGGCATCTGCTGGGACCAGTGGTTTCCCGAAGCGGCCCGCTGTATGGCGTTGATGGGCGCCGAAATCCTCCTCTACCCGACAGCCATCGGCTCCGAGCCGGAAGAACCGGGCGTCGATTCGAAGGACCACTGGCAGATCTGCATGCAGGGTCATGCCGGCGCCAACCTGGTCCCGCTCATCGCCTCCAACCGCATCGGCAAGGAGACCTCCGGCCAGTCGGAGATCGACTTCTATGGCTCCTCCTTCATCGCCAATCCCTTCGGCCAGAAGGTGGCCGAAGGGGACCGCGCTACTGAAACGGTGCTGACGGCCACCTTCGACCTCGATGAGTGCGCCCGCATGCGCACCGCTTGGGGCGTCTTCCGCGACCGGCGGCCGGACATGTACAGGGCCATCCTCACCTATGACGGCGTGACGCCTTACGGCGGAATGAAATAG